In a single window of the Prevotella melaninogenica genome:
- a CDS encoding HD family phosphohydrolase: protein MIRFKNISNPYWRNMISRVILVIVAVVLIVLFLPRTKGKLFHYDEGKPWMYGQLIAKFDFPIFKTDAALKIEKDSITKHFQPYYNINQAVEQKKIEQFKQAYKDGIPGLSQDYVDAIAHRLHEIYEAGVIDPQQYSTLAKDSNHLIRVVTGKQAVSVPINKTYSTLGAYEQLFMDPLLGPKRSVLQQCNLNEYIEANLVYDKDRSETEMNDMLSLIPQASGMVLEGQRIIDRGDIVDAKTFRVLNSFEQAMEKRKASEDEITSTFIGQTIYVLIFICLFTLYLALFRKDYFNKPRAISLLYVMIVIYPILTSLMMEHNILSVYILPFSMAPIFFRVFMDSRTAFIGHLTMVLISAVAVKYQYEFIIIQFVAGLVAIYSLRELSKRSQIFLTALLVTITSAAVYFSIQLIQADDLSKLDRSMYYHFAVNGFFLLFTYPLMLVIEKTFGFVSTVTMFELSNTNNELLRRLSEVAPGTFQHSITVGNLATEIASRIGAKSQLVRTGALYHDIGKMLNPAFFTENQAGINPHDKLNDLESARIIISHVTEGLKLAEKYNLPREIKEFITTHHGAGLAKYFYIHYKNEHPDEEVNEDLFRYPGPNPFTREQAILMMSDTVEAASRSLQEYTEESISGLVNRLIDGQVADGNFTDCPITFRDITAAKTVLIERLKAMYHTRIQYPQLKT, encoded by the coding sequence ATGATAAGATTCAAAAACATCAGCAACCCCTATTGGCGAAATATGATTTCAAGAGTCATATTGGTCATTGTGGCTGTAGTTCTAATCGTACTTTTTCTACCCCGTACAAAAGGTAAACTTTTCCACTACGACGAGGGTAAACCATGGATGTATGGACAGCTGATAGCGAAGTTTGACTTCCCTATCTTTAAGACTGATGCTGCTTTGAAGATTGAAAAAGACTCTATCACAAAGCATTTCCAGCCTTATTATAACATCAATCAAGCTGTTGAGCAGAAGAAGATTGAACAGTTTAAGCAGGCATATAAAGATGGTATACCAGGCTTATCCCAAGACTATGTTGACGCAATTGCACACCGATTGCACGAAATCTATGAAGCGGGAGTCATTGACCCACAACAATACTCTACACTTGCCAAGGATAGTAATCACCTCATCCGTGTCGTTACGGGCAAACAGGCTGTGAGCGTACCTATCAACAAGACCTACTCAACCCTTGGTGCTTACGAGCAGCTTTTCATGGACCCATTACTGGGGCCAAAGCGTTCTGTGCTGCAGCAGTGTAACCTGAATGAATATATTGAGGCAAACCTTGTCTATGATAAAGACCGTAGTGAAACGGAAATGAACGACATGCTCAGTCTTATTCCACAAGCTTCGGGAATGGTATTGGAGGGACAGCGTATCATTGACCGAGGTGACATCGTTGATGCTAAGACATTCCGTGTATTGAATTCCTTCGAACAAGCGATGGAGAAACGTAAAGCTTCCGAGGACGAGATTACCTCAACTTTCATCGGACAGACCATCTACGTACTGATTTTCATCTGCCTTTTCACACTTTACTTGGCACTTTTCCGAAAAGATTACTTCAATAAGCCACGTGCTATCTCACTTCTCTATGTGATGATAGTCATCTACCCTATTCTCACATCTTTGATGATGGAGCATAACATTCTGAGTGTGTACATCCTGCCATTCAGCATGGCACCGATATTCTTCCGTGTGTTTATGGACTCACGAACAGCCTTCATCGGACACTTAACGATGGTACTCATCAGTGCAGTCGCGGTCAAATATCAATACGAATTTATTATCATACAGTTTGTAGCAGGACTTGTCGCGATTTATTCCCTACGTGAATTATCAAAGAGAAGTCAAATTTTCCTTACCGCACTCCTTGTAACAATTACTTCAGCAGCGGTGTATTTCTCTATCCAACTCATACAGGCAGACGACCTTTCAAAGCTCGACCGCAGTATGTATTACCATTTTGCAGTCAACGGCTTCTTCCTTCTCTTTACCTATCCATTGATGTTGGTCATCGAGAAAACTTTCGGTTTCGTTTCTACAGTAACAATGTTTGAGTTGTCGAATACAAATAATGAACTGCTACGTCGACTCAGCGAAGTTGCTCCTGGTACCTTCCAGCACTCTATCACTGTTGGTAACCTGGCCACAGAAATAGCCAGCAGAATTGGTGCAAAGAGCCAATTGGTACGTACTGGCGCGCTCTATCATGACATTGGTAAGATGCTCAATCCTGCGTTCTTTACCGAGAATCAGGCGGGTATCAACCCACATGACAAACTAAACGACCTTGAGAGCGCACGTATCATCATTAGCCATGTAACGGAAGGTCTGAAACTTGCAGAAAAGTATAACCTTCCACGCGAGATTAAGGAGTTTATTACCACACACCATGGGGCTGGACTTGCAAAGTATTTCTATATACATTACAAGAATGAGCATCCTGATGAGGAGGTTAACGAAGACTTGTTCCGCTACCCTGGACCAAATCCTTTCACCCGCGAACAGGCTATTCTTATGATGAGCGATACCGTTGAGGCTGCTTCACGCTCGCTGCAAGAATACACAGAAGAAAGCATCAGCGGATTGGTAAATCGCCTTATTGACGGACAAGTCGCTGATGGTAACTTCACCGATTGTCCTATCACATTCCGTGATATCACCGCTGCCAAAACCGTTCTTATCGAACGTCTCAAAGCGATGTATCATACTCGTATTCAGTATCCACAGCTGAAAACATAG
- the gltX gene encoding glutamate--tRNA ligase, whose protein sequence is MAERNVRVRFAPSPTGALHIGGVRTALYNYLFARQHGGKLIFRIEDTDSNRFVPGAEEYILDSFDWLGIKFDEGVSFGGEHGPYRQSERRDIYKKYVNQLLEAGKAYIAFDTPEELDAKRQEIENFQYDAHTRLQMRNSLTMSKEEVESLIEDGQQYVVRFKIEPGEEVHINDMIRGDVCIKTDILDDKVLFKSADELPTYHLANIVDDHLMEISHVIRGEEWLPSAPLHVLLYRAFGWEDSMPRFAHLPLLLKPEGKGKLSKRDGDRLGFPVFPLEWHDPKTGEISSGYRESGYFPEAVVNFLALLGWNPGTEQELFSLEELVEAFDITKCSKSGAKFDYQKGMWFNHEYILRKSDDEIAQLFAPIVANNGVEATMEQVTQVVHMMKDRVSFVKELWDLCSFFFIAPTSYDEKTVKKRWKEYSAQQMSELAEVLEGIEDFSVEGQEPIVLKWVEDKGYKLGDIMNAFRLTLVGIGKGPGMFDISAFLGKEETLKRMHKAIEVLG, encoded by the coding sequence ATGGCAGAAAGAAATGTGAGAGTGCGTTTTGCCCCAAGTCCAACAGGTGCTTTGCATATTGGTGGCGTACGTACTGCTTTGTATAACTACCTTTTCGCCCGTCAGCATGGCGGCAAACTTATCTTCCGTATTGAGGATACAGACTCTAACCGTTTTGTTCCTGGAGCAGAGGAGTATATCCTTGACTCTTTTGATTGGTTAGGTATTAAGTTTGACGAGGGTGTTAGCTTTGGTGGAGAGCATGGTCCTTACCGTCAGAGCGAGCGTCGTGATATTTATAAAAAGTACGTCAATCAGCTTTTAGAGGCTGGTAAGGCATACATTGCTTTTGATACACCAGAGGAGTTAGATGCGAAGCGTCAGGAGATTGAAAACTTCCAGTATGATGCGCACACTCGTCTGCAGATGCGTAACTCCTTGACAATGTCGAAGGAGGAAGTTGAAAGTCTGATAGAGGATGGACAGCAGTATGTTGTTCGTTTCAAGATAGAACCTGGTGAGGAAGTTCATATCAACGATATGATTCGTGGTGATGTTTGCATCAAGACAGATATCCTTGATGATAAAGTTTTGTTTAAGAGTGCAGACGAATTGCCAACTTATCACCTTGCAAATATCGTTGATGACCACTTGATGGAAATCTCTCACGTTATTCGAGGTGAGGAGTGGTTGCCAAGTGCGCCATTGCATGTGTTGCTTTATCGTGCTTTTGGCTGGGAAGATAGTATGCCACGCTTTGCCCATCTGCCACTGTTGTTGAAACCAGAGGGCAAGGGTAAGCTCAGTAAACGTGATGGTGATCGTCTCGGTTTCCCAGTATTCCCATTGGAGTGGCACGACCCTAAGACTGGTGAAATAAGTTCGGGCTATCGTGAAAGTGGCTATTTCCCAGAGGCAGTAGTCAACTTCTTGGCACTCTTGGGCTGGAATCCAGGTACAGAGCAGGAACTCTTCTCTCTTGAGGAACTTGTAGAAGCATTTGATATCACGAAGTGTTCAAAGAGTGGAGCTAAGTTTGACTATCAGAAGGGTATGTGGTTTAACCACGAATACATCCTCCGTAAGTCAGATGATGAGATAGCACAACTCTTTGCTCCAATCGTAGCTAACAATGGTGTTGAGGCTACTATGGAACAGGTGACACAGGTTGTACACATGATGAAAGACCGTGTTAGCTTCGTGAAGGAACTTTGGGACCTCTGCTCTTTCTTCTTCATTGCACCAACAAGCTACGATGAGAAGACCGTCAAGAAGCGTTGGAAGGAGTATTCTGCACAGCAGATGAGCGAGCTTGCTGAGGTATTGGAAGGAATTGAAGACTTCAGTGTCGAAGGTCAGGAGCCTATCGTTTTGAAATGGGTAGAGGATAAGGGCTATAAGCTTGGTGATATTATGAATGCATTCCGCCTCACCCTCGTTGGTATTGGTAAGGGTCCTGGAATGTTCGATATATCTGCCTTCCTTGGCAAAGAGGAAACCTTGAAGCGTATGCACAAGGCTATCGAGGTATTAGGATAA
- a CDS encoding 3-deoxy-D-manno-octulosonic acid transferase codes for MYNIIMYAIQFGIAVGSLFNEKLRKMWRGEQEAVRILREKVEPNAQYVWFHAASLGEFEQGRPLIEQIRKDYPQYKILLTFFSPSGYEVRKNYEGADIITYLPIDTVGNARRFLRAVRPVMAFFIKYEFWYNYLHVLQHRNIPVYSVSSIFRPDQVFFKWYGRGYGRVLKCFSRFFVQNEESKELLSKIGISDAVVVGDTRFDRVLQIKEASKKLPLVEKFVNIDATARKKVFVAGSSWQPDEEIFIKYFNEHKDWKLIIAPHVIGEDHLKTILSLIKDKKVIRYTQATEENVAEADVLIIDCFGLLSSIYHYGDVAYVGGGFGVGIHNVLEAAVWDMPVLFGPNNKHFAEAQGLLRDGGGFEVFDLESFSLLMNRFAEDEEYRTACGSLAGAYVESLAGATNKVLSNVKL; via the coding sequence ATGTATAATATAATAATGTATGCCATCCAATTTGGCATCGCTGTGGGTAGTCTTTTCAATGAAAAGCTACGCAAGATGTGGCGAGGCGAACAGGAGGCAGTGCGGATCTTACGTGAGAAGGTGGAACCAAACGCTCAATACGTTTGGTTTCATGCTGCTTCATTGGGCGAGTTCGAACAAGGTCGCCCTTTGATAGAGCAGATACGGAAGGACTATCCACAATACAAGATTCTGCTTACTTTCTTTTCTCCTTCTGGTTATGAGGTGAGGAAGAATTATGAGGGAGCAGACATCATTACCTATCTTCCTATTGACACGGTGGGCAATGCGCGTAGATTCTTACGTGCAGTTCGTCCTGTTATGGCATTCTTTATTAAGTATGAATTTTGGTATAACTATCTGCATGTTTTGCAGCATCGTAACATACCTGTCTATAGTGTGTCAAGCATTTTCCGCCCTGATCAAGTCTTCTTTAAGTGGTATGGACGTGGTTATGGACGTGTTTTGAAATGCTTCAGCCGTTTCTTTGTTCAGAATGAGGAGAGTAAGGAACTCTTGAGTAAGATTGGAATTTCAGATGCGGTAGTAGTGGGTGATACTCGTTTCGACCGTGTTTTGCAAATTAAGGAGGCAAGTAAGAAACTACCATTGGTAGAGAAGTTTGTCAATATAGATGCTACTGCCAGAAAGAAAGTCTTTGTAGCTGGTTCATCATGGCAGCCTGATGAGGAAATCTTTATCAAATACTTTAATGAGCATAAAGACTGGAAACTAATCATTGCACCGCATGTTATTGGAGAAGATCATCTAAAGACAATCCTCTCACTGATTAAGGATAAGAAGGTAATACGCTACACACAGGCAACCGAAGAGAATGTTGCTGAGGCAGATGTGTTGATTATCGACTGTTTCGGCTTGTTGTCATCTATCTATCATTATGGTGATGTAGCCTACGTAGGTGGTGGCTTCGGAGTTGGAATCCACAATGTTCTTGAGGCAGCTGTATGGGATATGCCAGTTCTCTTTGGTCCCAACAACAAGCATTTTGCAGAAGCACAAGGACTCTTGCGTGATGGTGGTGGCTTTGAAGTCTTCGACCTTGAGAGTTTCAGTCTATTAATGAATCGCTTTGCCGAAGACGAAGAGTATCGCACTGCTTGTGGCAGCTTGGCTGGTGCTTATGTTGAGAGTCTGGCAGGTGCAACAAATAAAGTTCTAAGCAACGTAAAGTTATGA
- the trpS gene encoding tryptophan--tRNA ligase, with protein MGKIILTGDRPTGKLHLGHYVGSLRRRVELQNLGDYDKMFVFMADVQALTDNADNPEKIRQNIIEVALDYLSAGLSPEKCTLYIQSQIPEIAELTTFLMNLVSVSRVQRNPTVKTEIKMRNFEANIPMGFFAYPVSQAADIAAFKATTVPAGEDQEPMLELTRELVRRFNQTYAPVLVEPEIMLPENATARRLPGTDGKEKMSKSLGNCIYLSDDADTVWKKVKTMYTDPTHLNVSDPGHVEGNAVFTYLDAFSTDEDFAEFWPEFQNLDELKAAYTAGGIGDMKCKKLLNSVLNKMLDPIRARRREYEQDIPEIYNILKKGSLEAREAAAQTMDEVRAAMQINYFEDTELIQSQAERFRQK; from the coding sequence ATGGGAAAGATTATTTTAACAGGTGACCGCCCTACAGGTAAACTTCATTTGGGTCACTACGTGGGTTCTCTCCGCCGTCGTGTGGAACTTCAGAACCTCGGAGACTACGATAAGATGTTTGTCTTCATGGCAGACGTACAGGCGTTGACAGACAATGCTGATAATCCAGAGAAGATTCGTCAGAACATTATTGAGGTGGCGTTGGATTACCTTTCTGCTGGCTTGAGTCCAGAGAAATGTACACTCTACATACAGAGTCAGATTCCTGAAATTGCAGAGCTAACCACTTTCTTGATGAACCTCGTTAGCGTAAGCCGTGTTCAGCGTAACCCAACAGTGAAGACTGAGATTAAGATGCGCAATTTTGAAGCTAACATTCCAATGGGCTTTTTTGCTTATCCAGTGTCTCAGGCTGCTGATATCGCTGCTTTCAAAGCTACTACTGTGCCTGCAGGTGAAGATCAGGAGCCAATGTTAGAGTTGACACGCGAACTCGTACGTCGCTTCAATCAGACTTATGCACCAGTACTTGTTGAGCCAGAAATCATGTTGCCAGAGAACGCAACAGCACGTCGTCTGCCAGGTACTGATGGTAAAGAAAAGATGAGTAAGAGTCTTGGTAACTGTATCTATCTCTCTGATGATGCTGATACCGTATGGAAGAAGGTGAAGACAATGTACACAGACCCAACTCACTTGAATGTTTCTGATCCTGGTCATGTTGAGGGTAACGCAGTGTTTACTTACCTCGACGCCTTCTCAACAGATGAGGACTTTGCTGAGTTCTGGCCTGAGTTCCAGAATCTTGATGAGTTGAAAGCTGCTTACACAGCCGGTGGTATCGGTGATATGAAGTGTAAGAAGTTGCTCAATAGTGTGTTGAACAAGATGCTGGATCCAATCCGTGCACGTCGTCGTGAGTACGAACAGGATATTCCAGAGATTTATAACATCCTCAAGAAGGGCTCATTGGAAGCGCGTGAGGCTGCTGCTCAGACAATGGATGAGGTGCGTGCAGCTATGCAGATTAACTACTTTGAGGATACTGAGTTGATTCAAAGTCAGGCTGAGCGTTTCAGACAGAAGTAA